From Pseudomonas sp. B21-028, one genomic window encodes:
- a CDS encoding DUF1652 domain-containing protein — protein MNKGSFSKVTFPNACQLMRWHFHPMGFEASMDAPGSMVARLFDRASGETMIAIAGIPCATVMNAPDVERIIEAVEAELEAFVPPVGLRRFAS, from the coding sequence ATGAATAAAGGATCGTTCAGCAAGGTTACGTTTCCCAACGCTTGCCAGCTGATGCGCTGGCATTTCCATCCAATGGGCTTCGAGGCCAGTATGGATGCGCCGGGCAGCATGGTCGCCCGGTTGTTCGACCGTGCCAGCGGCGAAACCATGATCGCGATTGCAGGCATCCCCTGCGCGACCGTGATGAACGCCCCTGACGTGGAGCGAATAATCGAAGCGGTGGAAGCCGAGCTGGAAGCCTTCGTACCACCGGTTGGTTTGAGGCGATTCGCCTCCTGA
- a CDS encoding MFS transporter has product MKPVSTQPCPPEITGAPQATSARWALTSLALATLLASLGTSVATVGLPALAEAFSASFQAVQWVVLAYLLAISTLIVSVGRLGDLVGRRQLLLAGILLFTLASVLCGFAPSLELLIAGRTLQGLGAAVMMTLTLALVGETVGKDRTGRAMGLLATLSAVGTALGPSLGGTLVSVFGWHAIFLINVPLGLLTWLLAWRSLPIHRPPAHAERPGFDITGTVLLATALGAYALAMTLGRGSFGGINLALLLVAILGGGLFVLAQRRVTSPLIPLALFRDRLLVSGLATSALVATVMMATLLIGPFYLSISLGLPTTLVGLVLAVGPCVAALAGVPAGRLTDRFGVRPMRLVGLTTMVLGCSMLTLLSPALGVGGYVMAIVVTTLGYALFQTANNTAVMTDVPAQKRGVIAGLLNLSRNLGFFTGASVLGAVFASALPTNGVSAASPGEVANGLHFTFIAALSMVVLALFIALQYRAPEPLRGHQPSSGKG; this is encoded by the coding sequence ATGAAACCCGTCAGTACGCAACCTTGCCCGCCGGAGATTACCGGCGCACCCCAAGCCACCTCGGCACGCTGGGCGTTGACCAGCCTTGCCCTTGCAACCCTGCTGGCCTCGCTGGGTACCAGCGTCGCCACGGTCGGCCTGCCTGCCTTGGCCGAAGCGTTCAGCGCCTCCTTCCAGGCGGTCCAATGGGTGGTGCTGGCTTACTTGCTGGCGATCTCCACCCTGATTGTCAGCGTCGGACGCCTGGGAGACCTGGTTGGACGTCGGCAACTGCTGCTGGCCGGGATTTTGTTGTTCACCCTGGCGTCCGTCCTGTGCGGGTTCGCCCCTTCCTTGGAGCTGTTGATCGCGGGCCGGACGCTGCAAGGCCTGGGAGCGGCCGTCATGATGACCCTGACCCTGGCCCTGGTCGGCGAAACGGTCGGCAAGGACCGCACCGGTCGCGCCATGGGCTTGCTGGCCACACTGTCAGCGGTGGGCACTGCTCTGGGGCCCTCGCTCGGCGGTACGCTGGTCAGCGTCTTCGGCTGGCACGCCATCTTCCTGATCAACGTACCCCTCGGACTGCTGACGTGGTTGTTGGCCTGGCGCTCCTTGCCTATCCATCGCCCCCCGGCACATGCCGAAAGACCCGGCTTCGATATCACCGGCACGGTGCTGCTGGCGACGGCACTGGGCGCTTATGCACTGGCCATGACTTTGGGACGCGGCAGCTTTGGCGGAATCAATCTCGCCTTGCTGCTGGTGGCAATCCTCGGCGGTGGGCTGTTCGTCCTGGCTCAGCGCCGTGTGACGTCACCGCTGATCCCCCTGGCATTGTTCCGCGACCGGCTGCTGGTTTCGGGTTTGGCGACGAGTGCATTGGTGGCGACCGTCATGATGGCGACGCTGCTGATAGGGCCTTTCTATTTGTCTATCAGCCTTGGACTGCCGACCACGCTGGTGGGGTTGGTGCTGGCCGTCGGTCCCTGCGTTGCCGCATTGGCCGGCGTGCCTGCCGGGCGCCTCACGGATCGGTTCGGCGTGCGCCCCATGCGGCTTGTCGGGTTGACAACCATGGTACTGGGCTGCTCGATGCTGACGCTGCTGTCACCGGCGTTGGGCGTGGGCGGTTATGTCATGGCCATCGTAGTCACCACGTTGGGCTACGCATTGTTCCAGACCGCCAACAACACGGCCGTGATGACGGACGTTCCCGCGCAGAAGCGCGGCGTCATTGCCGGGTTGCTCAACCTGTCGCGCAACCTGGGTTTCTTTACCGGCGCATCGGTGCTCGGCGCGGTATTCGCATCCGCATTACCGACCAACGGCGTCTCTGCCGCCAGCCCCGGGGAGGTCGCAAACGGCCTGCACTTCACCTTCATCGCCGCTTTATCGATGGTAGTCCTGGCCCTGTTCATCGCCCTGCAATACCGTGCGCCAGAGCCGTTGAGGGGCCACCAGCCTTCGTCGGGCAAAGGGTGA
- a CDS encoding LysR family transcriptional regulator translates to MSIPDLNLLVTLDVLLAEGSVARAAQRLRLSPSAMSRALARLRETTGDPLLVRAGRGLVATPRALELRELVSQLVQDAQTVLRPVQAPDLRRLSRTFTLRTREGFVENFGVDLIARIGEEAPGVRMRFVDKADKSNKALREGTVDLETAVVDKDTRPELRTQALFVDRFIGVVRLEHPLAQAEMTAAAYAAGGHIDVALRDLDHGPIDRALASLDLTREIITTVPGFSTALGLARSSDLVASVPERYTTRLRSGLYSFALPFPVPAFTIAMLWHPRMDADPVHRWLRGCLREVCARNTEEQIGH, encoded by the coding sequence ATGTCCATTCCCGATCTCAACCTGTTGGTCACCCTTGACGTATTGTTGGCGGAAGGCAGCGTCGCCCGGGCGGCCCAACGGCTGCGGCTCAGTCCTTCGGCGATGAGCCGGGCGTTGGCGCGCTTGCGGGAAACCACCGGTGACCCGCTGTTGGTGCGGGCCGGGCGAGGGTTGGTTGCCACGCCCCGAGCCCTGGAGTTGCGCGAGCTGGTCAGTCAACTGGTACAGGACGCCCAGACGGTGCTGCGTCCGGTCCAGGCCCCGGACCTGCGGCGCTTGAGTCGGACCTTTACGCTGCGCACCCGGGAAGGGTTCGTTGAAAACTTCGGGGTCGATCTGATTGCCCGCATCGGCGAAGAGGCGCCCGGTGTCCGGATGCGTTTCGTGGACAAGGCTGACAAGAGCAATAAGGCATTACGCGAGGGGACCGTGGACCTGGAAACCGCTGTAGTGGACAAGGACACCCGCCCGGAGCTGCGCACCCAGGCGTTGTTCGTCGACCGTTTCATCGGTGTGGTTCGCCTGGAGCACCCACTGGCCCAGGCCGAGATGACCGCTGCCGCTTATGCGGCGGGTGGGCACATTGATGTCGCGCTGCGCGACCTCGACCACGGTCCCATCGACCGGGCTTTGGCTTCCTTGGACCTGACGCGCGAGATCATCACCACTGTCCCGGGGTTCTCCACGGCGCTGGGGCTCGCGCGGTCCAGCGACCTGGTCGCCAGTGTGCCCGAACGCTATACCACCCGCCTGCGTAGCGGCCTGTACAGTTTTGCGCTGCCGTTCCCGGTGCCGGCGTTCACGATTGCCATGCTCTGGCATCCAAGAATGGATGCCGATCCGGTGCACCGCTGGCTGCGGGGTTGTTTGCGGGAGGTTTGCGCGCGCAACACCGAGGAACAAATAGGCCACTAG
- a CDS encoding serralysin family metalloprotease: MSKVKTSTIDSAEQLLWAPQSLAEPSSAFNRINSFSHQYDRGGDLTVNGKPSYSVDEAATQLLRDGAAYQDRDGSGKIELTYTFLTSASSSTMNKHGISGFSQFSAQQKGQAALAMQSWADVANVTFTEKSSGGDGHMTFGNYSGGQDGAAAFAYLPGTGAGYDGTSWYLINSSYTQNKNPDLNNYGRQTLTHEIGHTLGLAHPGDYNAGEGSPTYDDATYGQDTRGYSVMSYWSESNTDQNFSKGGVEAYSSGPLMDDIAAIQKLYGANTSTRTGDTTYGFNSNAGRDFLSASSSSDKVVFSVWDAGGRDTLDFSGFTQNQKINLNDASFSDVGGMVGNVSIAQGATIENAIGGSGSDLLIGNEVANELKGGAGNDILWGGGGADKLSGGSGADTFVFAASSDSRPGATDQILDFVSGLDKIDLTGITNGAGLHFVNAFTGAAGDAVLSTSGGNSLLSVDFSGHGVADFLVSTVGQAAVSDIVA, from the coding sequence ATGTCGAAAGTCAAAACCAGCACTATTGATTCCGCCGAACAACTCCTCTGGGCACCGCAATCATTGGCCGAACCGAGTAGTGCGTTCAACCGGATCAATAGTTTCAGCCATCAATACGACCGTGGCGGCGATCTCACCGTCAATGGCAAGCCGTCGTACTCAGTGGACGAGGCGGCCACCCAATTGCTGCGCGACGGCGCGGCGTATCAGGACAGGGACGGCAGCGGCAAGATCGAGCTGACCTATACCTTTCTTACCTCCGCATCTTCGAGCACCATGAACAAGCACGGGATCAGCGGTTTCAGTCAGTTCAGCGCCCAGCAGAAGGGCCAGGCTGCGCTGGCCATGCAATCCTGGGCGGACGTGGCCAATGTCACCTTTACCGAGAAGAGCAGCGGTGGCGACGGGCACATGACCTTCGGCAACTACAGCGGCGGCCAGGACGGCGCAGCGGCGTTCGCCTATCTGCCGGGGACTGGCGCCGGCTATGACGGGACGTCCTGGTACCTGATCAACAGCAGCTACACCCAGAACAAGAACCCGGACCTGAATAATTATGGCCGGCAGACCCTGACCCACGAAATCGGCCACACCCTGGGCCTGGCGCATCCTGGCGACTACAACGCCGGCGAAGGCAGCCCGACCTACGATGACGCCACGTACGGCCAGGACACCCGCGGCTACAGCGTCATGAGCTACTGGAGCGAAAGCAACACCGACCAGAACTTCAGCAAGGGCGGCGTCGAAGCCTATTCCTCGGGCCCTTTGATGGATGACATCGCGGCGATCCAGAAGCTCTACGGTGCCAACACCAGCACCCGTACCGGTGACACCACTTACGGTTTCAATTCCAACGCCGGCCGCGACTTCCTCAGTGCTTCTTCCTCGTCGGACAAGGTGGTGTTCTCGGTATGGGACGCGGGCGGTCGCGATACCCTGGACTTCTCCGGTTTCACCCAGAACCAGAAAATAAACCTCAATGACGCCTCGTTCTCCGACGTTGGCGGCATGGTGGGCAACGTCTCCATCGCCCAGGGCGCCACCATCGAAAATGCCATTGGCGGGTCGGGCAGTGATTTGCTGATCGGCAACGAAGTGGCCAACGAGCTCAAGGGCGGCGCCGGCAATGACATCCTCTGGGGGGGCGGCGGTGCGGACAAGCTGTCGGGCGGTTCGGGTGCCGACACGTTTGTGTTCGCCGCGAGCTCCGATTCGCGGCCGGGTGCCACGGATCAGATCCTCGACTTCGTCAGCGGCCTGGACAAGATCGACCTGACCGGTATCACCAATGGCGCGGGCCTGCACTTCGTGAATGCGTTTACCGGTGCGGCGGGCGATGCGGTGCTGTCGACATCGGGTGGCAACAGCTTGTTGTCGGTGGACTTCTCCGGGCATGGCGTGGCCGATTTCCTGGTCAGTACCGTCGGACAGGCAGCGGTTTCGGACATCGTGGCCTGA
- a CDS encoding protease inhibitor Inh/omp19 family protein codes for MGKKFTPCSFPATAWLLATLMLFSGEVAMARSLLLAEPSQLAGQWRAVLAGPQDTAQTQALQDKPSNVCVIELKADQTVGGQTDCLGHWLGDEPVHWFPEPDGLSLLGKQDARVHLGLRQGQHYQVNLKSGLSVTLERDIQESAR; via the coding sequence ATGGGTAAAAAATTTACGCCCTGTAGCTTCCCGGCAACCGCCTGGTTACTCGCTACGCTGATGTTGTTTTCTGGAGAAGTCGCCATGGCGCGCAGCCTGTTGTTAGCAGAACCCTCGCAGTTGGCCGGTCAGTGGCGTGCCGTCCTGGCAGGCCCGCAGGACACCGCGCAAACCCAGGCGTTGCAGGACAAGCCGTCGAATGTCTGCGTGATCGAACTCAAGGCGGACCAGACCGTGGGTGGGCAAACCGATTGCCTGGGTCACTGGCTCGGGGATGAGCCGGTGCATTGGTTTCCGGAACCCGATGGTCTTTCGCTGCTTGGCAAGCAAGATGCCAGAGTTCATCTGGGGCTCCGTCAGGGCCAGCATTATCAAGTCAATTTGAAGTCGGGATTGAGCGTTACGCTCGAGCGCGATATCCAAGAGAGCGCACGTTAA
- a CDS encoding type I secretion system permease/ATPase, with product MKRAKTAAAVPLFKALGDYKNILLSVGCFTALINVLMLAPSIYMLQVYDRGLSSQNETTLVMLSLMVVGFFVFIGLLEMVRSFIVIRIGSQLERRFNLQVYKAAFERNLLQGEGNAGQSLGDLTHLRQFVTGPALFAFFDAPWFPVYLLVIYLFNVWLGVFASIGTLLLIGLACLNEVMTRKPLAQASGYSQQSGQLATSHLHNAESIQAMGMLDALRNRWFAVHSRFLGLQNQASDTGAVISAFSKALRLCLQSLVLGLGALLVIKGDMTAGMMIAGSILMGRVLSPIDQLIAVWKQWSGAKLAYRRLDALLQAYPPQDDTMPLPPPKGQVSFEQVSAGPPGQRQATLHQVSFSLATGEVLGILGASGSGKSTLARVLVGVWPILGGAVRLDGADIHRWNRDQLGPYIGYLPQDIELFSGSIAENIARFREADPQKIVAAAQQAGVHELILRMPQGYDTVLGEDGCGLSGGQKQRVALARALYDRPSLVVLDEPNSNLDTVGEAALASAIAQLKAQGTSVVLVTHRSSALAQADKLLVLNEGRLQAFGPSQDVLRALSGQPETPRDKPQSTPNGLSMSRQYQAAGKPGNA from the coding sequence ATGAAAAGGGCAAAGACCGCCGCTGCGGTGCCGCTGTTCAAGGCGCTGGGCGATTATAAAAATATCCTGCTCAGTGTCGGTTGTTTTACCGCATTGATTAATGTCCTGATGCTTGCGCCTTCCATTTACATGCTCCAGGTATATGACCGTGGATTGTCATCGCAGAACGAGACCACCCTGGTGATGTTGTCGTTGATGGTGGTGGGGTTCTTTGTCTTCATCGGGCTGCTGGAAATGGTGCGCAGTTTCATTGTCATCCGTATCGGCAGCCAGTTGGAAAGGCGTTTCAACCTTCAGGTCTACAAGGCCGCGTTCGAGCGCAACCTGCTCCAGGGCGAAGGCAACGCCGGACAGTCCCTGGGTGACTTGACCCATCTGCGCCAGTTCGTCACCGGCCCGGCATTGTTTGCCTTCTTCGATGCCCCCTGGTTCCCGGTCTATCTGTTGGTGATCTATCTGTTCAACGTCTGGCTGGGCGTGTTCGCCAGCATCGGCACGCTGTTGCTCATCGGCCTGGCATGCCTGAACGAGGTCATGACCCGAAAACCATTGGCGCAGGCCAGCGGCTACTCGCAACAGTCCGGTCAACTGGCTACCAGCCACTTGCACAACGCCGAATCGATCCAGGCCATGGGCATGCTCGATGCGCTGCGCAACCGCTGGTTTGCCGTGCACTCGCGCTTTCTCGGTCTGCAGAACCAGGCCAGCGACACCGGTGCGGTCATCAGTGCCTTCAGCAAGGCCTTGCGCCTGTGCCTGCAATCGCTCGTGCTGGGGTTGGGGGCGCTGCTGGTGATCAAGGGCGACATGACCGCCGGGATGATGATTGCCGGCTCGATCCTGATGGGCCGGGTATTGAGCCCCATCGATCAATTGATTGCCGTGTGGAAGCAGTGGAGCGGCGCGAAGCTGGCTTATCGTCGTCTCGATGCGCTGTTGCAAGCCTATCCGCCCCAGGACGATACGATGCCGTTGCCACCGCCCAAGGGCCAGGTGAGTTTCGAGCAGGTCAGCGCCGGACCGCCGGGGCAGCGCCAAGCGACATTGCATCAAGTGAGTTTCAGCCTCGCTACCGGCGAGGTGCTTGGGATCCTGGGCGCCTCGGGCTCCGGCAAATCCACCCTGGCCCGCGTGCTGGTGGGCGTATGGCCGATCCTCGGTGGCGCGGTGCGCCTGGACGGCGCCGATATCCATCGCTGGAACCGCGACCAACTCGGCCCATACATCGGCTACCTGCCCCAGGACATCGAGCTGTTCAGCGGCAGCATCGCCGAGAACATTGCCCGCTTTCGCGAGGCCGACCCGCAGAAAATCGTCGCTGCCGCGCAGCAGGCCGGGGTGCATGAGCTGATCCTGCGCATGCCCCAAGGCTACGACACGGTACTGGGGGAGGACGGTTGCGGATTGTCCGGTGGGCAGAAGCAACGGGTCGCCCTGGCTCGGGCCCTGTACGACCGGCCGAGCCTGGTGGTGCTCGACGAGCCCAACTCCAACCTCGATACCGTCGGCGAGGCGGCACTGGCCAGTGCCATCGCGCAGCTCAAAGCCCAGGGCACCAGCGTTGTGCTGGTGACCCATCGCTCTTCGGCACTGGCCCAGGCCGACAAGTTGCTGGTGCTCAACGAAGGTCGCCTGCAAGCGTTCGGACCGAGCCAGGACGTGCTGCGGGCGCTGTCCGGCCAGCCGGAAACCCCGCGGGACAAACCCCAGTCGACGCCCAACGGCTTGAGCATGAGCCGTCAGTACCAGGCCGCCGGCAAGCCCGGCAACGCATGA
- a CDS encoding HlyD family type I secretion periplasmic adaptor subunit, whose translation MSKDRDMTLEHTRLPEPPERDAGFFMRMGWALAILGAGSFFTWASLAPLDQGIPVQGTVVVSGKRKAVQSMSSGMVSRILVREGEAVKQGQPLFRLDQTQAAADVQSLQAQYRMAWASLARWQSERDNLAQVSFPSALSQDPDPRLALVLEGQRQLFSSRREAFAREQAALRASIDGATAQLAGMRRARGDLTAQADSLRLQLGNLQPLADNGYIPRNRLLDYQRQLSQVQQELAQNSGESGRVEQGIVESRLKLQQHSEEYQKEVRSQLAEAQLKSETLQQQLTSAGFELQHSEILATADGIAVNLGVHTEGAVVRQGDTLLEIVPQGTRLEVEGHLPVNLIDKVGIHLPVDILFTAFNQSRTPRVAGEVSLVSADQMVDEKTGTPYYVLRSSVGDAALEKLNGLVIKPGMPAEMFVRTGERSLLNYLFKPLFDRAGSALTEE comes from the coding sequence ATGAGCAAGGATCGCGACATGACCCTCGAACACACTCGACTCCCCGAGCCTCCCGAACGTGACGCCGGTTTCTTCATGCGCATGGGCTGGGCCCTGGCGATCCTTGGCGCTGGCAGCTTCTTTACCTGGGCCAGCCTGGCCCCGTTGGACCAGGGCATTCCCGTGCAGGGCACGGTGGTGGTTTCCGGCAAGCGCAAGGCCGTGCAATCGATGAGCAGCGGCATGGTCAGCCGGATCCTGGTGCGTGAAGGCGAAGCGGTCAAGCAAGGGCAACCACTGTTTCGCCTGGACCAGACCCAGGCCGCGGCGGATGTGCAATCGCTGCAAGCCCAATACCGGATGGCCTGGGCCAGCCTGGCGCGCTGGCAAAGCGAGCGGGACAACCTGGCGCAAGTGAGTTTCCCGAGCGCGTTGAGCCAGGACCCGGACCCGCGCCTGGCGTTGGTGCTCGAAGGCCAGCGACAACTGTTCAGCAGCCGTCGCGAAGCCTTCGCCCGGGAACAAGCCGCATTGCGCGCCAGCATCGACGGCGCCACCGCGCAATTGGCGGGGATGCGTCGGGCCCGTGGCGACCTGACGGCCCAGGCCGACTCCCTGCGCCTGCAACTGGGCAACCTGCAGCCCTTGGCGGATAACGGCTATATCCCGCGCAACCGCCTGCTGGATTATCAACGGCAACTGTCCCAGGTGCAGCAGGAACTGGCGCAGAACAGCGGCGAAAGCGGCCGGGTGGAGCAGGGGATCGTCGAATCTCGGCTGAAGCTGCAACAACACAGCGAGGAGTACCAGAAGGAGGTTCGCAGCCAACTGGCCGAGGCCCAGCTCAAGAGCGAAACCTTGCAACAGCAACTCACGTCGGCCGGGTTCGAGCTGCAACACAGCGAGATCCTCGCCACCGCCGATGGCATCGCCGTCAACCTGGGGGTGCACACCGAGGGCGCGGTGGTGCGCCAGGGCGACACGTTGCTGGAGATCGTGCCCCAAGGCACCCGGCTGGAGGTGGAAGGGCACCTGCCGGTGAACCTGATCGACAAGGTCGGTATCCATCTGCCGGTGGACATCCTGTTTACCGCCTTCAACCAGAGCCGCACGCCGAGGGTGGCGGGGGAGGTCAGCCTGGTCTCCGCCGACCAGATGGTCGATGAAAAAACCGGTACGCCGTACTACGTGCTGCGCAGCAGCGTGGGCGATGCGGCGCTGGAAAAACTCAATGGCCTGGTGATCAAGCCCGGGATGCCGGCGGAAATGTTCGTGCGCACCGGCGAGCGCTCGCTGCTCAACTATCTGTTCAAACCGCTGTTCGACCGGGCCGGCTCTGCGTTGACCGAGGAATAA
- a CDS encoding TolC family outer membrane protein has protein sequence MKCFYGLALLAASTCNHAWAMGPFEFYEQALRNDPVYLGAIKERDAGLENRAIGRAGLLPHLGYSYNKGRNQSKVTYLNDRGASQHDDRNYSSYGSSLTLQQPLLDYEAYAAYRKGVAQALFADENFRGKSQELLVRVLSHYTQALFAQDQIDIAQAKKKAFEQQFRQNEHLFRQGEGTRTDILEAESRYELATAEEIEAHNEQDASLRKLGSLIGVPTLAIGDLTPLNESFQTFALQPAGFDTWHELAVSNNPSLASQRQAVDVARYEVERNRAGHLPKVSAYATMRQNESESGNTYNQRYDTNTIGLEVSVPLYAGGGVSASTRQASRTMEQAEYELDAKTRETLIELRRQFSACVSGVNKLRAYQKALASAEALVVSTRQSILGGERVNLDALNAEQQLYTTRRDLAQARYDYLMAWVKLHYYAGTLGEQDLAKVDEAFVTR, from the coding sequence ATGAAGTGTTTCTACGGGTTGGCACTGCTGGCCGCTTCAACTTGCAACCATGCCTGGGCCATGGGGCCGTTCGAATTCTACGAACAAGCCCTGCGTAACGACCCGGTCTATCTCGGGGCGATCAAGGAACGCGACGCGGGCCTGGAGAATCGCGCCATCGGCCGCGCCGGGCTGCTGCCGCACCTGGGCTACAGCTACAACAAGGGCCGCAACCAGTCCAAGGTCACTTACCTCAATGATCGCGGCGCCAGCCAGCATGACGATCGCAACTACAGCAGTTATGGCTCCAGCCTGACCCTGCAACAGCCGCTGCTGGACTACGAGGCTTACGCGGCCTATCGCAAAGGTGTGGCGCAGGCGCTGTTCGCCGATGAAAACTTCCGCGGCAAGAGCCAGGAGTTGCTGGTGCGGGTGCTGAGCCATTACACCCAGGCGCTGTTCGCCCAGGACCAGATCGACATTGCCCAGGCCAAGAAGAAGGCTTTCGAACAGCAGTTTCGCCAGAACGAGCATCTGTTTCGTCAGGGCGAAGGCACCCGCACCGATATCCTCGAGGCCGAGTCGCGCTACGAGCTGGCCACCGCGGAAGAAATCGAAGCGCACAACGAACAGGATGCCTCCCTGCGTAAGCTGGGTTCGCTGATCGGCGTGCCCACCCTGGCGATCGGTGACCTGACGCCGTTGAACGAAAGCTTCCAGACCTTCGCCTTGCAACCCGCCGGTTTCGATACCTGGCATGAACTGGCCGTGAGCAACAACCCCAGCCTGGCTTCCCAGCGCCAGGCCGTGGATGTTGCGCGCTACGAGGTGGAGCGCAACCGCGCCGGACATCTGCCCAAGGTCAGCGCCTACGCGACGATGCGCCAGAACGAGTCGGAAAGCGGCAACACCTACAACCAGCGCTACGACACCAACACCATTGGCCTGGAAGTCAGCGTGCCCTTGTATGCCGGCGGTGGCGTCTCGGCCTCGACCCGCCAGGCCAGCCGCACCATGGAACAGGCCGAATACGAGCTGGATGCCAAGACCCGGGAAACCCTGATCGAACTGCGCCGGCAGTTCAGCGCCTGCGTGTCGGGGGTGAACAAGCTACGGGCCTACCAGAAAGCCCTGGCCTCCGCCGAAGCACTGGTGGTGTCGACCCGGCAAAGCATTCTTGGCGGCGAGCGGGTCAACCTTGACGCGCTCAACGCCGAGCAACAGCTCTACACCACCCGCCGCGACCTCGCCCAGGCCCGCTACGACTACCTCATGGCCTGGGTCAAATTGCATTACTACGCCGGCACGTTGGGGGAACAGGACCTGGCGAAAGTGGATGAGGCATTTGTAACCCGCTGA
- a CDS encoding polyurethanase, producing MGIYDYKNLGTTESKALVSDAMAIMLYSYHNLDNGFASGYQHNGFGAGLPATLVTALLGGTDSQGVIPGVPWNPDSEKLALEAVQKAGWTPISASQLGYAGKVDGRGTFFGEKTGYTTAQVEILGKYDAEGHLQEIGVSFRGTSGPRENLITDSIGDVINDLMAALGPKDYAKNYVGEAFGNLLGDVAKFAQAHGLTGKDVLVSGHSLGGLAVNSMADLSADKWSGFYNSANYIAYASPTQSGTDKVLNIGYENDPVFRALDGSTFNLASVGVHDAQQDSATNNIVSFNDHYASTAWNMLPFSILNIPTWISHLPTGYGDGMGRIMNSAFYDLTEKDSTIIVANLSDPARGDTWVQDLNRNAESHTGSTFIIGSDQADLIQGGQGTDYLEGRAGDDTFRDGGGYNVILGGQGANSLHLQQSVKNFSFAHDGAGTLYVRDAHGAISITRDIGTLVSQEPGSLWGLFKDEVSHSVTANGLAAGGNLTAYASSASGSAADDTLVARATGDWLFGLDGRDRLVGGAGNDTFVGGSGNDLMQSGGGNDTFIFNGAFGQDRISGYDGGDKLVFIGVQGAGADFDYSQHLSQVGADTLLTVGDNSVTLVGIGLGQVGDGIVFA from the coding sequence ATGGGTATCTACGATTACAAGAACCTCGGCACCACCGAGTCCAAGGCATTGGTCAGCGATGCAATGGCGATCATGCTGTATTCCTACCACAACCTCGACAACGGCTTTGCTTCCGGGTACCAGCACAATGGCTTCGGTGCCGGTCTGCCGGCGACCCTGGTCACGGCATTGCTGGGCGGCACCGATTCCCAGGGAGTGATTCCTGGCGTGCCGTGGAATCCCGATTCGGAAAAGCTTGCCCTGGAAGCGGTGCAAAAAGCCGGCTGGACACCCATCAGTGCCTCGCAACTGGGCTATGCCGGCAAGGTGGATGGCCGCGGAACGTTCTTTGGCGAGAAGACCGGCTACACCACCGCGCAAGTGGAGATCCTTGGCAAGTACGACGCCGAGGGTCACCTGCAGGAAATCGGCGTGTCGTTTCGTGGCACCAGTGGCCCCCGGGAAAACCTGATCACCGACTCCATCGGCGATGTGATCAACGACCTGATGGCCGCCCTGGGGCCCAAGGACTATGCGAAAAATTACGTCGGTGAAGCCTTCGGCAACCTGCTCGGGGATGTCGCGAAGTTTGCCCAGGCCCACGGCCTGACGGGCAAGGACGTCCTGGTCAGCGGTCATAGCCTGGGCGGGTTGGCGGTCAACAGCATGGCGGACTTGAGCGCGGACAAGTGGTCGGGGTTCTACAACAGCGCCAACTACATTGCCTATGCCTCACCGACCCAGAGCGGCACCGACAAAGTGCTGAACATCGGCTATGAAAACGATCCGGTCTTCCGGGCGCTGGACGGCTCGACCTTCAACCTGGCGTCGGTGGGCGTGCACGATGCGCAACAGGATTCGGCCACCAACAACATCGTCAGCTTCAACGACCACTACGCGTCGACGGCCTGGAACATGTTGCCGTTTTCCATCCTCAACATCCCCACCTGGATCTCCCACCTGCCCACCGGTTATGGCGATGGCATGGGACGGATCATGAACTCGGCGTTCTACGACCTGACCGAAAAAGACTCCACCATCATCGTTGCCAACCTGTCGGACCCGGCGCGGGGCGATACCTGGGTGCAGGACCTCAATCGCAATGCCGAGTCCCACACCGGCAGCACCTTCATCATTGGCAGCGACCAGGCGGATCTGATCCAGGGCGGCCAAGGCACCGATTACCTGGAAGGCCGCGCCGGCGACGATACATTCCGCGACGGCGGTGGCTATAACGTGATCCTGGGTGGGCAGGGCGCCAACAGTCTGCACCTGCAGCAGTCGGTGAAGAATTTCAGCTTCGCCCATGACGGGGCCGGCACGCTGTACGTGCGTGATGCCCACGGTGCGATCAGCATCACCCGCGACATCGGTACGCTGGTCAGCCAGGAGCCCGGATCGCTCTGGGGATTGTTCAAGGATGAGGTGAGCCACAGCGTCACCGCCAACGGTCTGGCAGCCGGGGGCAACCTGACGGCGTATGCGTCATCGGCCAGTGGCAGCGCGGCTGACGATACCCTGGTGGCGCGGGCGACGGGGGACTGGCTGTTCGGCCTGGACGGTCGCGACCGGCTGGTGGGCGGTGCCGGGAACGACACTTTCGTCGGCGGTTCGGGCAATGACCTGATGCAATCGGGTGGCGGCAACGACACCTTCATCTTCAACGGCGCGTTCGGCCAGGACCGGATCAGCGGTTACGACGGCGGGGACAAGTTGGTGTTCATTGGCGTACAGGGGGCCGGGGCGGATTTTGACTACAGCCAGCACTTGTCGCAGGTGGGCGCCGATACGTTGCTCACGGTTGGCGACAATTCCGTGACCTTGGTGGGAATAGGGCTGGGGCAGGTTGGGGACGGCATCGTGTTCGCCTGA